The following is a genomic window from Malus sylvestris chromosome 7, drMalSylv7.2, whole genome shotgun sequence.
tttttttttagaatggtGTTGATCCAGCACCCAAAACactttataattattatatatatatattttttttattcttttattttttatttatttattttttctttctttgcacatggtgcctgatgcaccccctttttttcacgtggtgacAGCACCACTTTGTTTTGCTccaccaccttttttttttttttttttttttttttaattatattttttttgtataaattctGATGACGGGATGGGGAATTTGCAGGGATGGACGAAGTCGAGGCAGCATGGAGGATGAAACTCGACGGAGCAGAACTCGCACTGTCCGTCACCGTCGCAGGCGTCGCAGTCACGTGAGAAGCGCATGCTCATGGCCCGGTCGGAGGTGAAGTGCTACTGCTGCGGTTTGACGGAGGAGTGCACGCCGGCATACGTAGCGACGGTGAAGAAGAGGCACCAGGACCGGTGGATTTGTGGGCTTTGCGCTGAGGCGATCAAGGACGAGAACTCGAGGTCGTCGAGGAAGATCAGCACGGAGGAGGCGATGAGGCGGCACGTCAGCTTCTGCGAGGAGTTCCGGATGTCGAGTCCTCTTTGACTACAAAGTTTGCAGGTTCAGTGACCTCAATACGTCCCCATTTATCAACTGCTAGCCTCATCGATCCCTTGAACATGTCAATCCTTGCATTGCGGAGAATTACAGTTGCACCAGGCTTCATCAAGTCAACTTGATCGTTCCTGGCAGTGAAGAGAATGGTCCCAGTCTCGTCCCCAATCAAGCACTCAGAGATTCGAGTCTGGCGAAGGTGCTGCGACACCGATCGGCCCTTCTGCAGCACAGGGTTCGAGCCCAGGACCTTGGCGACGATCGTGTGGCCGCTGGTCTCCGGCTTGAGCAACTCGACCTTGGTGAACACGGGCTTCCTTAGACCAGGCTTGGCATTGCTCTGCTGGGGTGTCTGAGACGGTGCC
Proteins encoded in this region:
- the LOC126629482 gene encoding uncharacterized protein At4g28440-like yields the protein MTTSTKTAPSQTPQQSNAKPGLRKPVFTKVELLKPETSGHTIVAKVLGSNPVLQKGRSVSQHLRQTRISECLIGDETGTILFTARNDQVDLMKPGATVILRNARIDMFKGSMRLAVDKWGRIEVTEPANFVVKEDSTSGTPRRS